Proteins encoded by one window of bacterium:
- a CDS encoding NAD(P)-dependent oxidoreductase translates to MQSRNKAKPRVWSEERMNPILPGKATVGFVGIGKMGTPMARNLRRGDYAVVGYDLRPEAVEALRGEGVQAAASLAELAAKADVVITMLPDSGVVEAAALGPGGLAEHLAAGKLIIDMSSSFPPRTKALAEKLKAKGILMLGAPVSGGVSGAEAATLAIMIGGPKEAADAAMPLFEQMGKTLVHMGEAVEAGHALKCINNFLSATNLLAACEAMTLAANAGLDPIKALEVINQATGCNSVTRDKWEKHMLPRTFGSGFTAGLMHKDLTMGCELAAGMGSTVFLLNHVRQMFGLLVSQKGENADQTRLLELVELWASPKDRA, encoded by the coding sequence GTGCAGAGCCGAAATAAAGCCAAACCCCGAGTATGGAGCGAGGAGCGCATGAACCCCATTCTTCCAGGCAAGGCCACGGTCGGTTTCGTCGGAATCGGCAAGATGGGCACCCCCATGGCCCGCAATCTCCGGCGGGGCGACTACGCCGTTGTGGGCTACGACCTGCGGCCGGAGGCGGTCGAGGCCCTTCGCGGGGAGGGCGTCCAGGCGGCCGCCTCGCTGGCCGAGCTTGCCGCGAAGGCCGATGTCGTCATCACCATGCTCCCCGACAGCGGCGTGGTCGAGGCAGCCGCTCTCGGCCCGGGGGGGCTGGCGGAGCATCTGGCCGCGGGCAAGCTGATCATCGACATGAGCTCCTCCTTTCCGCCGCGGACCAAGGCGCTGGCCGAGAAGCTCAAGGCAAAGGGAATCCTCATGCTGGGCGCGCCCGTATCGGGCGGGGTCTCCGGCGCCGAGGCGGCGACGCTGGCCATCATGATCGGCGGCCCGAAGGAGGCGGCCGACGCCGCCATGCCCCTTTTCGAACAGATGGGCAAGACGCTCGTCCACATGGGAGAGGCGGTCGAGGCGGGCCACGCCCTCAAGTGCATCAACAACTTCCTCTCGGCGACGAACCTGCTCGCGGCCTGCGAGGCGATGACGCTCGCGGCGAACGCGGGCCTCGACCCGATCAAGGCGCTCGAGGTGATCAACCAGGCGACCGGGTGCAACTCGGTGACGAGGGACAAGTGGGAAAAGCACATGCTGCCCCGGACCTTCGGATCGGGCTTCACGGCGGGGCTGATGCACAAGGACCTCACCATGGGCTGCGAGCTGGCGGCCGGGATGGGATCGACGGTCTTTCTCCTGAACCATGTGCGGCAGATGTTCGGGCTTCTGGTTTCCCAGAAGGGCGAGAACGCGGATCAGACCCGGCTCCTGGAATTGGTTGAGTTGTGGGCCTCCCCGAAGGATCGCGCATAG
- a CDS encoding histidine triad nucleotide-binding protein, with protein sequence MESCIFCKIIEGKIPSQKVYEDKNLFAFRDVSPQAPVHILIVPKKHIETLLELGEEHSELIGRIHLTANHIARKEGIAERGFRLVVNCKEDGGQTVFHLHYHLLGGRAMAWPPG encoded by the coding sequence ATGGAATCCTGCATTTTCTGCAAGATCATCGAGGGGAAAATCCCCTCCCAAAAGGTGTACGAGGACAAAAATCTTTTCGCCTTCCGGGACGTGAGCCCGCAGGCCCCGGTCCACATCCTGATCGTCCCCAAAAAACACATCGAAACCCTGCTCGAGCTTGGCGAGGAGCACAGCGAACTGATCGGCAGGATCCACCTCACGGCCAACCACATCGCCCGGAAAGAGGGAATCGCCGAGCGGGGCTTCCGGCTTGTCGTCAACTGCAAGGAGGACGGGGGGCAAACCGTATTCCACCTGCACTATCATCTCCTCGGCGGCCGGGCGATGGCCTGGCCCCCGGGTTAG
- a CDS encoding DUF484 family protein — translation MSIITAEEAARFLEENPRFFLENPQLLPASGLLEENGTPANILNLRNRLFELLRDERQELVELLDEIIENVRKNEDTENKFLEIEKILFSPPLAPEVLPRTAEALERLFSLDHASFLLLDSPGGHLRPAGEENPRLRFTPALEGEHAGAMERIALSGALSEGAGTLFPESCRAALRSTATVPLRSGDAFLGLLLLGSKSRERYREGMAAHLLERLALRLSLGLSLLLRLDDPPR, via the coding sequence ATGTCCATCATTACGGCGGAGGAGGCGGCGCGCTTCCTCGAAGAAAACCCCCGGTTTTTTCTCGAAAACCCCCAACTCCTCCCCGCCAGCGGGCTGCTGGAGGAAAACGGCACCCCGGCCAACATCCTCAACCTGCGCAACCGTCTCTTCGAGCTCCTGCGGGATGAGCGCCAGGAACTGGTCGAGCTTCTCGATGAGATCATCGAGAACGTCCGGAAGAACGAGGACACGGAAAACAAATTTCTCGAGATCGAAAAAATACTGTTCTCCCCTCCCCTCGCCCCGGAGGTACTCCCGCGGACAGCGGAGGCGCTTGAGCGCTTGTTTTCCCTCGACCACGCCAGCTTTCTGCTTCTCGATTCTCCCGGAGGGCATCTCCGCCCCGCGGGAGAGGAAAACCCCCGCCTGCGCTTCACCCCTGCGCTGGAGGGAGAGCACGCCGGTGCGATGGAACGCATCGCGCTCTCGGGAGCGCTCTCCGAAGGGGCGGGCACCCTCTTCCCGGAGTCCTGCCGGGCGGCGCTCCGCTCCACGGCCACTGTACCACTGCGCAGCGGAGATGCCTTCCTCGGGCTCTTGCTGCTCGGATCGAAATCGCGCGAGCGCTACCGGGAAGGGATGGCGGCCCATCTTCTCGAGCGCCTCGCGCTGCGCCTCTCGCTCGGGCTCTCCCTCCTGCTTCGGCTGGACGATCCGCCCCGCTGA
- a CDS encoding PEGA domain-containing protein codes for MGRHSRNARRFLTVFLLVLIVPAFLGGCTWWDKNVTTKVKNIRYQRLTITSDPPGADVYVNDVHQGLTPMTLNFKIEFSDLTKGLEIVVEKEGYLPVRREVSFRIKNVSFRLVRR; via the coding sequence ATGGGCCGGCATTCACGAAACGCGCGGCGGTTTTTGACGGTTTTTCTTCTGGTCCTCATCGTGCCCGCCTTCCTGGGCGGCTGCACCTGGTGGGATAAGAACGTCACCACCAAAGTCAAGAACATCCGCTACCAACGCCTGACCATTACGTCGGACCCGCCGGGGGCGGATGTCTACGTCAACGATGTGCACCAGGGCCTGACCCCGATGACCCTCAACTTCAAGATCGAGTTCAGTGACCTGACCAAGGGGCTCGAAATCGTGGTGGAGAAGGAGGGCTATCTCCCCGTGCGCCGCGAGGTTTCGTTCCGGATCAAGAATGTGTCGTTTCGCCTGGTCCGGAGATAG
- a CDS encoding GDSL-type esterase/lipase family protein, which translates to MARFFSAFILPLIALALAVSAFSLSQDPTALDLRGRHYASWLGVGGDWRTVELRTGRNEVESRAPRPRLRILFRNGDTYRLEFYYRLGGDAPADVLIQGKKAGVLPPGKGKQRARFTTPRLAPLQNLEVAFRVPEGARLVMDKVRFSNHFFRISSFFLIKPAGGARGKGGAAEVAVFAAGMFLLFALYLIVLRRRGIFPAAARAPFWVPAAAAAALLAVPLFLPAEFHIRPGFLNFLFWGMTAVSMAAALASRASTLRFRGWAGRGAAALAGIVVSLLIVEGILRVVDSPFTQPKLRGYTAYSPRYGWVNRPGVSGWQVGLGFHVRINRYGHRGPEMAIEKKEGVIRILGLGDSFTFGWGVEEGETFLAVMADALRRAGHRVEVFNAGVPGWGITHSLEYLIRDGVRFRPDLAVMTLFTDDFFVSTIEQILKSPAARQNQEEDRKFRRQKKDWVRSLRLNNIWFNYIRKILLAESYKRRNPFANFEKEREVSKRNFDRDPALVRAFSEKLGEWKKERDRLGVPVILSYIPFGGALHHPGYQGEARLLKRLSREMGLPYLDVLSMFEKEKDPRTLYFHPVDNHATKKAHRLIGEALARIALERSLLKKPGLSAR; encoded by the coding sequence TTGGCCAGATTTTTTTCTGCTTTCATTCTCCCCCTGATCGCGCTGGCGCTCGCCGTTTCGGCCTTCTCGCTCTCTCAGGACCCGACCGCGCTGGATCTGCGGGGCAGGCATTATGCCAGTTGGCTGGGCGTGGGGGGCGACTGGCGCACGGTGGAATTGCGGACCGGCCGGAACGAGGTGGAAAGCCGCGCCCCCCGCCCTCGCCTCCGCATCCTCTTCCGCAACGGGGACACCTACCGGCTTGAGTTCTACTACCGCCTCGGCGGAGACGCTCCGGCGGATGTTCTCATCCAGGGCAAAAAGGCGGGCGTCTTGCCCCCCGGGAAGGGAAAGCAAAGGGCCCGCTTCACAACCCCCCGGCTCGCACCCCTGCAGAATCTGGAGGTGGCCTTTCGCGTGCCGGAGGGAGCGCGCCTGGTCATGGACAAGGTCCGCTTCAGCAATCATTTTTTCCGCATTTCCTCGTTCTTTCTCATCAAGCCCGCGGGCGGGGCGCGCGGAAAGGGCGGCGCCGCGGAAGTTGCCGTGTTCGCCGCGGGAATGTTTCTTCTCTTCGCCCTCTACCTGATCGTTCTGCGGCGGCGTGGCATCTTTCCCGCCGCAGCGCGGGCGCCGTTCTGGGTGCCCGCCGCAGCGGCAGCAGCCCTTCTCGCCGTCCCGCTTTTCCTGCCCGCCGAATTTCACATCCGGCCCGGCTTTCTGAACTTCCTGTTCTGGGGGATGACGGCGGTTTCGATGGCGGCCGCCCTCGCCTCAAGGGCGAGCACCCTCAGGTTCCGGGGCTGGGCCGGGCGCGGTGCCGCCGCCCTGGCGGGGATTGTGGTCTCTCTCCTGATCGTGGAGGGGATCCTGCGCGTGGTGGATTCGCCTTTCACGCAGCCGAAGCTGCGCGGCTACACGGCCTACTCCCCGCGCTACGGGTGGGTGAACCGCCCGGGGGTGAGCGGCTGGCAGGTGGGGCTCGGTTTTCACGTGCGGATCAACCGCTACGGCCACCGGGGGCCCGAGATGGCGATCGAGAAGAAAGAGGGGGTCATCCGCATTCTCGGCCTCGGCGATTCCTTCACCTTCGGCTGGGGGGTGGAGGAGGGGGAAACCTTCCTCGCCGTCATGGCGGATGCCCTCCGCAGGGCCGGCCACCGGGTCGAGGTCTTCAATGCCGGGGTGCCGGGCTGGGGCATCACCCATTCGCTGGAATACCTGATCCGCGACGGGGTGCGCTTCCGGCCCGATCTGGCGGTGATGACCCTGTTCACGGACGATTTTTTCGTCAGCACCATCGAGCAGATATTGAAGTCGCCGGCGGCGCGCCAGAATCAAGAAGAGGACCGCAAGTTCCGCCGCCAGAAAAAGGACTGGGTGCGCTCGCTGCGGCTGAACAACATCTGGTTCAACTACATCCGGAAGATTCTGCTGGCCGAGTCCTACAAGCGGCGGAATCCTTTCGCCAACTTCGAGAAAGAGCGCGAGGTTTCCAAACGGAATTTCGACCGCGATCCCGCCCTCGTCCGCGCGTTTTCGGAAAAACTCGGCGAATGGAAGAAAGAGCGCGACAGGCTCGGGGTTCCCGTCATCCTCTCCTACATCCCCTTCGGGGGCGCCCTCCATCACCCCGGCTACCAGGGGGAGGCGCGGCTGCTGAAGCGGCTGAGCCGCGAGATGGGCCTCCCCTATCTGGACGTGCTCTCCATGTTCGAGAAGGAAAAAGATCCGCGCACGCTCTATTTCCATCCGGTGGACAACCACGCGACGAAAAAGGCCCACCGCCTCATCGGCGAGGCCCTCGCCCGCATCGCGCTGGAGCGGTCTTTGTTGAAAAAGCCGGGGCTTTCAGCCAGGTAG
- the rplU gene encoding 50S ribosomal protein L21, whose product MYAVVETGGKQVRVQAGDVVDVERIPGEIGDTIELDDVRLLVDGERVFADAASLEKAKVKAVIRAQDRDRKVISFLFRRRKKLRRKRGHRQSFTRLEVTEVTA is encoded by the coding sequence ATGTATGCAGTGGTCGAAACCGGCGGCAAGCAGGTTCGCGTTCAAGCCGGCGATGTGGTGGATGTGGAGCGGATTCCGGGCGAGATCGGAGATACGATCGAGCTCGACGACGTGCGCCTCCTGGTGGACGGGGAGCGCGTCTTCGCCGATGCTGCTTCGCTCGAGAAGGCGAAAGTCAAGGCAGTCATCCGGGCGCAGGACCGGGATCGCAAGGTCATCTCGTTCCTGTTCAGGCGCCGGAAGAAACTCCGCCGCAAGCGCGGCCACCGGCAATCGTTCACCCGCCTTGAAGTGACGGAAGTCACGGCCTGA